From the genome of Methanobrevibacter smithii ATCC 35061, one region includes:
- a CDS encoding transposase, translating to MENNENNKVFTEKIIKTIEKYKDDTTSTIARIIGKHCNRESFNNVKRREIRRKITLNLLEKEDMITKMQTEQRICLILDNFSVHKSAFIKKIALHLNITLIYLPPYSPHLNPIDQIWRQMKREIKHHYLESREFLQELTIKTYKESIYETKVW from the coding sequence ATGGAAAACAATGAAAATAACAAAGTTTTCACAGAAAAAATAATAAAAACAATTGAAAAATATAAAGACGATACAACCTCAACAATTGCTAGAATCATTGGAAAACACTGCAATCGAGAATCATTCAATAATGTAAAAAGAAGAGAAATAAGAAGAAAAATAACCTTAAATTTATTAGAAAAAGAAGACATGATAACAAAAATGCAAACCGAACAAAGGATATGTTTAATCTTAGATAATTTCAGCGTTCATAAGTCTGCATTCATCAAAAAAATAGCACTACATCTCAATATTACATTAATATACCTTCCACCATACTCTCCACATCTAAATCCAATAGATCAAATATGGAGACAAATGAAACGAGAAATTAAACATCATTACCTAGAATCAAGAGAATTTTTACAAGAATTAACAATAAAAACCTACAAAGAATCGATTTATGAAACAAAAGTTTGGTAA